In Streptomyces sp. NBC_00433, a single genomic region encodes these proteins:
- a CDS encoding VCBS repeat-containing protein, which produces MATAHVPHISAPKSLTKSKLAAKAVQTPAPVRYDIDGDGIGDQLYRDVNMVWHNSLGDNTNPSLGTSSEEYVDVITPGDIDGATGPDVLGLTASGKLEMFSGSNFPNYSSWTSTGWTIYNKVIALDDVTGDGIPDIAARTFDGHLYLFPGTGNGSAPFKTRLLIGGGWAVYDQLASPGDLDGDGISDLVARDTSGNLYFYKATGNAAAPYSGKSLIGGGWNTYNQIIGLGNGESGAGFLTGRAFNGDLYQYASNGAGGLQARFLWATGAGEVDLFAGMGGVQNWGKKWLAGVTSSGSTYGYVPTNTGTFYGRDLVGDPGDFAGVSNMAAGVSFTDEAYPELLISAGGTLYNYVRGPVTTGWSYNLMVAPGDLSGDGKSDLLARNSSGQLYLFKGTGTGTGYTSRTLVSSGWSGYNAIIGAGDMSGDGRADILARSTDGTLYLFKGTGNAAAPFAGRIKLSAGFGAYNKIATAGDIDGNGLADLLAVNSAGTLYRFSAYGTGQFAAGVSLGNGWNAYSRLL; this is translated from the coding sequence GTGGCCACAGCACACGTACCGCACATCAGCGCCCCGAAGTCGCTGACGAAGTCGAAGCTGGCGGCGAAGGCCGTCCAGACCCCGGCGCCCGTCCGCTACGACATCGACGGCGACGGCATCGGCGACCAGCTCTACCGCGATGTCAACATGGTGTGGCACAACTCGCTGGGCGACAACACCAACCCGTCACTGGGCACGTCCAGCGAAGAATACGTGGACGTGATCACGCCGGGCGACATCGACGGGGCGACCGGCCCCGACGTGCTGGGCCTGACCGCCAGCGGCAAGCTGGAGATGTTCAGCGGGTCGAACTTCCCGAACTACTCGTCGTGGACCAGCACCGGCTGGACCATCTACAACAAGGTCATCGCGCTCGACGACGTCACCGGTGACGGTATCCCCGACATCGCCGCGCGGACTTTCGACGGCCACCTGTACCTGTTCCCGGGCACCGGCAACGGCAGCGCGCCGTTCAAGACCCGCCTGCTCATCGGCGGCGGCTGGGCGGTCTACGACCAGCTGGCCAGTCCGGGCGACCTCGACGGTGACGGCATCAGCGACCTGGTCGCCCGCGACACCTCGGGCAACCTGTACTTCTACAAGGCCACCGGCAACGCGGCCGCCCCCTACAGCGGCAAGTCGCTGATCGGCGGCGGCTGGAACACGTACAACCAGATCATCGGCCTCGGCAACGGCGAGTCCGGTGCCGGCTTCCTGACCGGCCGGGCCTTCAACGGCGACCTGTACCAGTACGCGTCGAACGGCGCCGGCGGCCTCCAGGCCCGCTTCTTGTGGGCAACCGGCGCCGGCGAGGTCGACCTGTTCGCCGGCATGGGCGGCGTCCAGAACTGGGGCAAGAAGTGGCTGGCCGGCGTCACGTCGTCCGGTTCGACGTACGGCTACGTACCCACCAACACCGGGACGTTCTACGGGCGGGACCTGGTGGGCGACCCCGGCGACTTCGCCGGCGTCTCGAACATGGCCGCCGGCGTCTCGTTTACGGACGAGGCCTACCCGGAACTGCTGATCAGCGCCGGCGGCACGCTCTACAACTACGTCCGCGGCCCGGTCACCACCGGCTGGTCGTACAACCTGATGGTCGCCCCCGGCGACCTCAGTGGCGACGGCAAGAGCGACCTGCTGGCCCGGAACTCCTCGGGTCAGCTGTATCTCTTCAAGGGCACCGGCACCGGCACGGGTTACACCAGCCGTACGCTCGTCAGCTCCGGCTGGAGCGGCTACAACGCCATCATCGGCGCCGGCGACATGTCCGGCGACGGGCGGGCCGACATCCTGGCCCGGAGCACCGACGGCACGCTCTACCTGTTCAAGGGCACCGGCAATGCGGCGGCGCCCTTCGCCGGCCGGATCAAGCTCAGCGCCGGTTTCGGCGCGTACAACAAGATCGCCACGGCCGGCGACATCGACGGCAACGGCCTGGCGGACCTGCTCGCGGTGAATTCCGCGGGCACGCTCTACCGCTTCAGCGCCTACGGCACCGGGCAGTTCGCCGCCGGTGTGTCGCTGGGCAACGGCTGGAACGCCTACTCCAGGCTGCTCTGA
- the galE gene encoding UDP-glucose 4-epimerase GalE — MTWMITGGAGYIGSHVVKALVADGQPVVVLDDLSTGDPERLPAGVPLVRGSVLDRAVLDRVLREHEVRGIVHIAAKKQVGESVDRPLWYYRENVEGLRTVLEAAVEAQVGAFVFSSSAAVYGMPDVDLVTEQTPCEPMNPYGETKLAGEWLVGAVGRAHGMATAAMRYFNVAGAATPELGDPGATNLVPMVFERLSRGLPPLVFGADYPTPDGTCIRDFVHVEDIASAHVAAARRLTEDPRAQLVLNIGRGEGVSVAEMVGIIQEVSGHTGSAPEVVARRPGDPARVVASAEAIGKELGWSAAYDIREMITSAWAGWQLRHPR, encoded by the coding sequence ATGACCTGGATGATTACCGGCGGCGCGGGCTACATCGGTTCACATGTCGTCAAGGCGCTCGTTGCCGATGGGCAACCCGTCGTGGTTCTCGACGACCTGAGCACCGGCGATCCGGAACGACTGCCCGCCGGCGTCCCGCTGGTGCGCGGCAGCGTCCTGGACCGGGCGGTGCTCGACCGCGTGCTGCGCGAGCACGAGGTGCGCGGCATCGTGCACATCGCGGCGAAGAAGCAGGTCGGGGAGTCCGTCGACCGCCCGCTCTGGTATTACCGGGAGAATGTCGAGGGCCTGCGGACCGTCCTGGAGGCGGCCGTCGAGGCCCAGGTAGGCGCCTTCGTCTTCTCCTCGTCCGCGGCCGTATACGGAATGCCGGACGTGGACCTGGTCACCGAGCAGACCCCGTGCGAGCCGATGAACCCGTACGGCGAGACCAAACTGGCCGGAGAGTGGCTGGTCGGCGCCGTCGGCCGGGCGCACGGGATGGCCACCGCTGCCATGCGGTACTTCAACGTGGCGGGCGCGGCGACGCCGGAGCTGGGCGACCCGGGGGCCACCAACCTGGTCCCGATGGTCTTCGAGCGGCTCTCCCGCGGCCTGCCCCCGCTGGTCTTCGGTGCCGACTACCCGACGCCCGACGGCACCTGCATCCGCGACTTCGTCCACGTCGAGGACATCGCGTCCGCGCACGTCGCCGCCGCCCGCCGGCTCACCGAGGACCCGCGGGCGCAGCTGGTGCTGAACATCGGCCGCGGCGAGGGCGTCTCGGTGGCCGAGATGGTCGGCATCATCCAGGAGGTTTCGGGCCACACTGGGAGCGCCCCCGAGGTGGTCGCGCGCCGTCCCGGCGACCCGGCCAGGGTCGTCGCGTCCGCCGAGGCGATCGGCAAGGAACTGGGCTGGTCGGCCGCCTACGACATCCGCGAGATGATCACCTCGGCCTGGGCGGGCTGGCAGCTGCGCCACCCGCGGTAG
- the proB gene encoding glutamate 5-kinase, giving the protein MTTAARQDVVEARRVVVKVGSSSLTTAAGGLDADRVDALVDVLAKAREDREIVLVSSGAIAAGLAPLGLSRRPRDLARQQASASVGQGLLMARYTASFARYGIRVGQVLLTSDDVSRRAHYRNAYRTLDQLLAMGALPVVNENDTVATDEIRFGDNDRLAALVAHLVRADLLVLLSDVDGLYDGDPRTPGTSLIAEVTGPHDLAGVSIGSAGRAGVGTGGMVTKVEAAAIATGAGVPVVLTSTVHAADALAGRPTGTHFHRTGKRSADRLLWLAHASAPRGALRLDPGAVSAVTQRHSSLLPAGLTGVDGDFTAGDPVDLVDESGVAVARGLVNYDARELPRLLGRSTRELAAELGPAYEREVVHRDDLVLLRPQGLPG; this is encoded by the coding sequence GTGACGACGGCGGCACGGCAGGACGTAGTGGAGGCCCGCAGAGTCGTGGTCAAGGTCGGCTCCTCGTCGCTGACCACGGCGGCCGGCGGGCTGGACGCCGACCGGGTCGACGCCCTGGTCGACGTGCTGGCCAAGGCGCGGGAGGACCGGGAGATCGTGCTGGTCTCCTCCGGCGCCATCGCCGCCGGCCTCGCCCCGCTCGGGCTGTCCCGCAGGCCGCGTGACCTGGCCAGGCAGCAGGCCTCGGCCAGCGTCGGGCAGGGCCTGCTGATGGCCCGCTACACCGCCTCCTTCGCCCGCTACGGCATCCGCGTCGGCCAGGTGCTGCTCACCTCCGACGACGTCAGCCGCCGCGCCCACTACCGCAACGCCTACCGCACCCTGGACCAGCTGCTGGCGATGGGCGCGCTGCCGGTCGTCAACGAGAACGACACCGTCGCCACCGACGAGATCCGCTTCGGCGACAACGACCGGCTCGCCGCCCTGGTCGCCCACCTGGTGCGCGCCGACCTGCTGGTGCTGCTCTCCGACGTCGACGGCCTCTACGACGGCGACCCGCGTACCCCGGGCACCAGCCTGATCGCCGAGGTCACCGGGCCGCATGACCTGGCGGGCGTCTCCATCGGCAGCGCGGGCCGGGCCGGGGTCGGCACCGGCGGGATGGTCACCAAGGTCGAGGCCGCCGCAATCGCCACCGGCGCGGGCGTCCCCGTCGTGCTGACCTCGACCGTGCACGCCGCCGACGCGCTGGCCGGCCGCCCGACCGGCACGCACTTCCACCGCACCGGCAAGCGCTCCGCCGACCGGCTGCTGTGGCTGGCGCACGCGTCCGCCCCGCGCGGCGCCCTGCGGCTGGACCCCGGCGCGGTCAGCGCGGTCACCCAGCGGCACAGCTCGCTGCTGCCCGCCGGGCTGACCGGGGTGGACGGCGACTTCACCGCGGGCGACCCGGTGGACCTGGTCGACGAGTCGGGCGTCGCGGTGGCCCGCGGCCTGGTCAACTACGACGCGCGCGAGCTGCCCAGGCTGCTCGGGCGCTCCACCCGCGAGCTGGCGGCGGAGCTGGGGCCCGCCTACGAGCGGGAGGTCGTGCACCGCGACGACCTCGTGCTGCTGAGGCCGCAGGGGCTGCCGGGCTGA
- a CDS encoding glutamate-5-semialdehyde dehydrogenase, producing MDLLSPLPKSPVLLAAYRAKSAAADLAPLPRAAKDDALLAIADALIVRTQEIVAANAEDVARAEREGTSPAIVDRLTLTRERVAAIAADVRHVAGLPDPVGEVLRGSTLPNGLDLRQVRVPLGVVGIIYEARPNVTVDAAALCLKSGNAVLLRGSSSAYASNTALVTVLRDAVGGAGLPADAVQLVPGESRESVTELMRARGMVDVLIPRGGAALIRTVVEGSTVPVIETGTGNCHVYVDAEADLDMAVAILVNSKAQRPSVCNAAETLLVHRDIADHFLPRALAALAEAGVTVHGDPHVVATAEAAGSKATVVPVTAEDWETEYLSYDIAAGVVDSLEAAVAHIRLWSSGHTEAIVTSSQPAARRFTQLVDAAAVMVNASTRFTDGGQFGFGAEIGISTQKLHARGPMGLPELTSTKYIVTGDGHTR from the coding sequence ATGGACCTGCTCTCGCCGCTCCCCAAGTCCCCCGTGCTGCTCGCGGCCTACCGCGCCAAATCCGCCGCGGCGGACCTGGCACCGCTGCCGCGGGCCGCGAAGGACGACGCGCTGCTGGCCATCGCCGACGCGCTGATCGTCCGCACCCAGGAGATCGTGGCGGCGAACGCCGAGGACGTGGCCCGTGCCGAGCGCGAGGGCACCAGCCCGGCGATCGTCGACCGGCTCACACTCACCCGGGAGCGGGTCGCAGCCATCGCCGCCGACGTGCGGCATGTCGCGGGGCTGCCCGACCCGGTCGGTGAGGTGCTGCGCGGGTCCACGCTGCCGAACGGTCTCGACCTGCGCCAGGTCCGCGTCCCGCTCGGCGTCGTCGGCATCATCTACGAGGCCCGGCCGAACGTGACCGTGGACGCCGCCGCGCTGTGCCTGAAATCGGGCAACGCGGTGCTGCTGCGCGGCTCGTCCTCCGCGTACGCCTCCAACACCGCCCTGGTCACCGTGCTGCGTGACGCGGTCGGCGGCGCGGGGCTGCCCGCGGACGCCGTGCAGCTCGTACCTGGCGAGAGCCGGGAGTCGGTCACCGAGCTGATGCGCGCCCGCGGCATGGTCGACGTGCTGATCCCGCGCGGCGGCGCCGCGCTGATCCGTACCGTCGTCGAGGGCTCCACCGTCCCGGTGATCGAGACCGGCACCGGCAACTGCCACGTCTACGTCGACGCCGAGGCCGACCTCGACATGGCCGTGGCGATCCTGGTCAATTCCAAGGCCCAGCGGCCCAGCGTCTGCAATGCCGCCGAGACGCTGCTGGTGCACCGGGACATCGCCGACCACTTCCTGCCCCGCGCGCTGGCGGCGCTGGCCGAGGCCGGCGTCACAGTGCACGGCGACCCGCACGTGGTGGCCACCGCCGAGGCGGCCGGCAGCAAGGCCACCGTGGTCCCGGTGACCGCGGAGGACTGGGAGACGGAGTATCTGTCGTACGACATCGCCGCCGGCGTCGTGGACTCGCTGGAGGCCGCGGTCGCCCACATCCGGCTGTGGTCGTCGGGCCACACCGAGGCGATCGTGACCTCCTCGCAGCCCGCGGCCCGCCGCTTCACCCAGCTGGTCGACGCGGCCGCGGTGATGGTGAACGCCTCGACGCGCTTCACCGACGGCGGCCAGTTCGGCTTCGGCGCGGAGATCGGCATCTCCACCCAGAAGCTGCACGCTCGCGGCCCCATGGGGCTGCCCGAGCTGACCTCCACCAAATACATCGTCACCGGCGACGGACACACCCGCTGA
- a CDS encoding M48 family metallopeptidase has translation MSESNGPNDDRVSTEKLPGRNRKRFPDISSRAYEHPADRSALVALRKLTGFDTVFKALSGLLPERSLRLLFLSDSVRVSDEQFAHLNAMLRDACYILDLEKVPSMYVTMDPQPNAMCIGMDAPVIVLTTGLVELLDEEEMRAVIGHEVGHALSGHSVYRTILLFLTNLALRVAWIPLGNLAILAIITALREWFRKSELSADRAGLLVGQDLQASMRGLMKIAGGNHLHEMNVEAFLKQADEYEAAGDLRDSVLKILNVLPRSHPFTTIRAAELRRWAATREYQRLMDGHYPRRTTDKDASVSDAFRESANHYADTVKKSKDPLMGLIRDITNGAGDVGGKLRDRFTGGGTSQATAERPAESAADSDPTPDDDQPEGPLP, from the coding sequence ATGTCCGAGTCGAACGGACCGAACGACGATCGAGTGAGCACCGAGAAGCTGCCGGGACGCAACCGCAAGAGATTCCCTGACATCTCCTCACGTGCCTACGAGCACCCCGCGGACAGGTCCGCGCTGGTGGCCCTGCGCAAGCTCACCGGCTTCGACACGGTCTTCAAGGCGCTCAGCGGACTGCTGCCCGAGCGCAGCCTGCGGCTACTCTTCCTGTCGGACTCCGTCCGGGTCAGCGACGAGCAGTTCGCGCATCTCAACGCGATGCTGCGGGACGCCTGCTACATCCTGGACCTGGAGAAGGTCCCGTCGATGTACGTGACGATGGACCCGCAGCCCAATGCCATGTGCATCGGCATGGACGCGCCGGTCATCGTCCTGACCACGGGTCTGGTCGAGCTGCTCGACGAGGAGGAGATGCGCGCGGTCATCGGCCACGAGGTCGGCCACGCGCTGTCCGGGCACTCGGTCTACCGCACGATATTGCTCTTCCTCACCAACCTGGCGCTGCGCGTCGCGTGGATCCCGCTGGGCAATCTGGCGATCCTGGCGATCATCACGGCGCTGCGCGAGTGGTTCCGCAAGTCGGAGCTGTCCGCCGACCGGGCCGGGCTGCTGGTCGGCCAGGACCTGCAGGCGTCGATGCGCGGCCTGATGAAGATCGCCGGCGGCAACCACCTGCACGAGATGAATGTCGAGGCCTTCCTCAAGCAGGCCGACGAGTACGAGGCGGCCGGGGACCTGCGCGACTCGGTGCTCAAGATCCTCAACGTGCTGCCGCGCAGCCACCCCTTCACCACCATCCGGGCCGCCGAGCTGCGCCGCTGGGCGGCCACCCGCGAATACCAGCGGCTGATGGACGGGCACTACCCGCGGCGGACCACCGACAAGGACGCCTCGGTCTCCGACGCCTTCCGCGAGTCGGCGAACCATTACGCCGACACGGTGAAGAAGAGCAAGGACCCGCTGATGGGTCTGATACGCGACATCACCAACGGCGCGGGCGATGTCGGCGGCAAGCTGCGGGACCGCTTCACAGGAGGCGGGACGTCGCAGGCGACCGCGGAACGGCCCGCGGAGTCAGCAGCGGACTCCGACCCGACACCGGACGACGACCAGCCGGAGGGCCCGCTGCCGTAG
- the nadD gene encoding nicotinate-nucleotide adenylyltransferase encodes MPDSKTPDSKHRIGVMGGTFDPVHHGHLVAASEVASLFRLDEVVFVPTGQPWQKTDRQVSAAEDRYLMTVIATASNPTFSVSRSDIDRAGKTYTIDTLRDLRAEHPAAELFFITGADALSQIFSWRDAEELFSLAHFIGVTRPGHTLSDPGFPEGGVSLVEVPALAISSTDCRHRVAKGDPVWYLVPDGVVRYIDKRALYRDATG; translated from the coding sequence ATGCCCGACAGCAAGACGCCCGACAGCAAGCACCGCATCGGTGTGATGGGCGGTACGTTCGACCCCGTCCACCACGGGCACCTGGTGGCCGCGAGCGAGGTGGCGAGCCTCTTCCGCCTCGACGAGGTGGTCTTCGTGCCGACCGGGCAGCCCTGGCAGAAGACCGACCGGCAGGTGTCCGCGGCCGAGGACCGGTATCTGATGACGGTGATCGCCACCGCGTCCAATCCGACCTTCTCGGTCAGCCGCAGCGACATCGACCGCGCGGGCAAGACCTACACCATCGACACCCTGCGCGACCTGCGGGCCGAGCACCCGGCGGCCGAGCTGTTCTTCATCACCGGCGCGGACGCGCTGTCGCAGATCTTCTCGTGGCGGGACGCCGAGGAGCTGTTCTCGCTCGCACATTTCATCGGGGTCACCCGTCCTGGGCATACTCTGTCGGACCCGGGCTTCCCCGAGGGCGGAGTGTCGCTCGTGGAGGTCCCGGCACTGGCGATCTCCTCGACGGACTGCCGCCACCGGGTGGCCAAGGGGGATCCGGTCTGGTACTTGGTTCCGGACGGGGTGGTGCGCTACATCGACAAGCGCGCGCTCTACCGGGACGCTACCGGGTAG
- a CDS encoding LCP family protein has product MNDANPRWQYAEGGPDDERDPYPQDPYYQQQSYGYDQYGNPRRQQEPPAPQVPQQPAYQDPYQTYGGGQGQQQNWIPQQPQQPYYEQQQPPQAYDTGQQQAYDTGQQPVYDTGQHAAYQTGQMPAYDTGQQAPYDTGQQPVYDTGQHAVYETGQMPAYDTGQQPAYDTGQHAVYETGQMPAQAEAEPAAAGSGGGTPRAGYQTEMFAFVDEESEQSEEVIDWLKFSESRTERREEAKRRGRNRKVGLVVVLVLALLGGTGYLWQAGKLPGVGKSKAAQAAAGGPQKRDVIVVHLIPVDGGPSDTALLVDNSTKGRGTTVLLPNSLSVTSDDGTAASLDKSVGDGIGPTRDSLNTLLGADIKGSWRLDSPYLELLVDALGDVYVDTDTAVKGTGKDSGRTLVQAGKQQELTGQAAVAYATYRAAGEPQTKQLSRFGQVMQAVLKKMPSDAAGATRTVQSLSQILDPSLTDKQLGASLAQLADLAKTGAYSTTLLPVQKDGTLSQDTDSVVKDVLGGTVKQSAGTTQARVLINDATGNAKAAPIAQAAIVNGGTYTYVAGGKAGSTRTTSEVLYADPARLAAAKDVAATLGLPPTAVKKGKVPANADITVALGKDYKPPAQ; this is encoded by the coding sequence GTGAACGACGCAAACCCCCGTTGGCAATATGCCGAGGGCGGACCCGACGACGAGAGGGACCCTTACCCGCAGGACCCCTATTACCAGCAGCAGTCCTACGGTTACGACCAGTACGGCAACCCCCGCCGGCAGCAGGAGCCACCGGCACCCCAGGTGCCGCAGCAGCCCGCCTACCAGGACCCGTACCAGACCTACGGCGGCGGCCAGGGCCAGCAGCAGAACTGGATCCCGCAGCAGCCCCAGCAGCCGTACTACGAGCAGCAGCAGCCGCCGCAGGCGTACGACACGGGCCAGCAGCAGGCCTACGACACCGGGCAGCAGCCCGTTTACGACACCGGCCAGCACGCGGCCTACCAGACCGGGCAGATGCCGGCGTACGACACCGGCCAGCAGGCCCCTTATGACACCGGGCAGCAGCCCGTTTACGACACGGGCCAGCACGCGGTCTACGAGACCGGGCAGATGCCGGCGTACGACACCGGCCAGCAGCCCGCGTACGACACCGGGCAGCACGCGGTCTACGAGACCGGGCAGATGCCCGCCCAGGCCGAGGCCGAGCCCGCCGCCGCTGGCTCGGGCGGCGGGACGCCCAGGGCCGGCTACCAGACCGAGATGTTCGCCTTCGTCGACGAGGAGTCCGAGCAGTCCGAGGAGGTCATCGACTGGCTCAAGTTCTCCGAGTCGCGCACCGAGCGCCGCGAGGAGGCCAAGCGGCGCGGGCGCAACCGCAAGGTCGGCCTGGTCGTGGTGCTGGTGCTGGCACTGCTCGGCGGCACCGGCTACCTGTGGCAGGCCGGCAAGCTGCCCGGGGTCGGCAAGTCCAAGGCGGCGCAGGCCGCGGCCGGCGGCCCGCAGAAGCGCGACGTCATCGTCGTGCACCTGATCCCGGTGGACGGCGGCCCCAGCGACACCGCGCTGCTGGTGGACAACAGCACCAAGGGCCGCGGCACCACCGTGCTGCTGCCGAACAGCCTGTCGGTGACCTCGGACGACGGCACCGCGGCCTCCCTGGACAAGTCCGTCGGCGACGGCATCGGCCCGACCAGGGACTCGCTGAACACCCTGCTCGGCGCCGACATCAAGGGCAGCTGGCGGCTGGACAGCCCGTATCTGGAGCTGCTGGTCGACGCCCTCGGCGACGTCTACGTCGACACGGACACCGCAGTGAAGGGCACCGGCAAGGACAGCGGCAGGACGCTGGTCCAGGCGGGCAAGCAGCAGGAGCTGACCGGCCAGGCGGCCGTCGCGTACGCCACCTACCGGGCCGCGGGCGAACCGCAGACCAAGCAGCTCAGCCGCTTCGGCCAGGTCATGCAGGCGGTGCTCAAGAAGATGCCGAGCGACGCCGCGGGCGCGACAAGGACCGTGCAGTCGCTCAGCCAGATCCTCGACCCGTCGCTCACCGACAAGCAGCTCGGCGCGTCGCTCGCGCAGCTCGCCGACCTGGCGAAGACCGGGGCGTACAGCACCACGCTGCTGCCGGTGCAGAAGGACGGCACGCTCAGCCAGGACACCGACTCGGTGGTCAAGGACGTGCTCGGCGGCACCGTCAAGCAGTCCGCGGGCACCACCCAGGCGCGGGTCCTGATCAACGACGCGACGGGCAACGCGAAGGCCGCACCGATAGCGCAGGCCGCGATCGTCAACGGCGGCACGTACACCTACGTCGCCGGCGGCAAGGCCGGCTCGACCAGGACCACGTCCGAGGTGCTCTACGCCGATCCGGCACGGCTCGCCGCGGCCAAGGACGTGGCCGCCACGCTGGGGCTGCCCCCGACCGCGGTCAAGAAGGGCAAGGTGCCGGCAAACGCCGACATCACGGTGGCGCTCGGCAAGGACTACAAGCCGCCGGCGCAGTGA
- the rsfS gene encoding ribosome silencing factor — MTATDRSIELTRAAAQAAADKLAHDIIAYDVSDVLSITDAFLVASAPNDRQVKAIVDAIEETLLKELDVKPVRREGERDGRWVLLDYIDIVVHVQHSEERVFYALERLWKDCPEIALPDDAVATRGKGKEHAAATAAADEDGSLS; from the coding sequence GTGACCGCCACTGACCGTTCCATCGAGCTGACCCGCGCCGCCGCCCAGGCCGCCGCCGACAAGCTCGCGCACGACATCATCGCCTACGACGTCAGCGACGTGCTGTCCATCACCGACGCCTTCCTGGTCGCGTCCGCGCCGAACGACCGGCAGGTCAAGGCTATTGTCGACGCCATCGAAGAGACGCTGCTCAAGGAGCTGGACGTCAAGCCGGTCCGCCGCGAGGGCGAGCGCGACGGCCGCTGGGTGCTGCTCGACTACATCGACATCGTCGTGCACGTCCAGCACTCCGAGGAGCGGGTCTTCTACGCTCTGGAGCGGCTGTGGAAGGACTGCCCGGAGATCGCGCTGCCCGACGACGCGGTCGCCACCCGGGGCAAGGGCAAGGAGCATGCCGCGGCCACCGCCGCCGCGGACGAGGACGGGAGCCTCAGCTGA
- a CDS encoding histidine phosphatase family protein encodes MNGRKDGQTSGRGRRIVLWRHGQTAWNLEQRFQGNTDIELTGTGVAQARRAARLLAALSPDAIVSSDLSRAAATAAELAALTGLPVTYDKGLQETYAGRWQGLTHEEILASYGEQYAAWKRGEPVRRGGGELETEVADRAAPVVLAAADELADGGVLVVVSHGGTIRTTIGRLLGLDPLTWESLGGLSNCCWSVLGEGARGWRLTEHNAGTLPEPVLGDDA; translated from the coding sequence CTGAACGGTCGCAAGGACGGGCAGACCAGCGGCAGGGGCCGCCGGATCGTGCTGTGGCGGCACGGCCAGACGGCGTGGAATCTGGAGCAGCGCTTCCAGGGCAACACCGACATCGAGCTGACCGGGACCGGTGTCGCCCAGGCCCGCCGCGCCGCCCGGCTGCTCGCCGCCCTCTCGCCCGACGCCATCGTCTCCTCCGACCTGAGTCGCGCGGCCGCGACCGCCGCCGAGCTGGCCGCGCTCACCGGCCTGCCCGTCACGTACGACAAGGGCCTGCAGGAGACGTATGCCGGGCGCTGGCAGGGCCTGACCCACGAGGAGATCCTCGCCTCGTACGGCGAGCAGTATGCCGCGTGGAAGCGCGGCGAGCCGGTCCGCAGGGGCGGCGGCGAGCTGGAGACCGAGGTCGCCGACCGCGCCGCGCCCGTGGTGCTGGCCGCGGCGGACGAGCTGGCCGACGGCGGAGTGCTGGTCGTGGTCAGCCACGGCGGCACGATCCGTACGACCATCGGCCGGCTGCTCGGCCTCGACCCGCTCACCTGGGAGTCGCTGGGCGGCCTGTCCAACTGCTGCTGGTCGGTTCTCGGCGAGGGCGCGCGCGGCTGGCGCCTGACCGAGCACAATGCCGGCACCCTGCCGGAGCCGGTCCTCGGGGACGACGCCTGA
- a CDS encoding alkene reductase — MTTAFDPIDLGGNRLPNRIVMAPMTRSRAYGPGLSPTAHTAEYYAQRASAGLIVTEGTQPSAMGQGYPDTPGLHSAEQIAGWRRVTDAVHAGGGRIFVQLMHTGRIGHRSLLPDGQRPVGASAVRPKGSVYTAEGAQEFEEPRELTEEDILRTVEDHAAAARNAVAAGFDGVEVHAANGYLAHQFLAPNSNLRTDGWGGSPERRARFAAEVVTAVADAIGAERTGLRISPGNPLGDIDEPDPEPTYTTLLRALEPVGPGYLHIVETRERSLTLELRKRFAGVLILNARTRDRSSGPEELALVEDGTADMVSYGALFLANPDLPRRLRAGGPFNTPDRATYYGGDHRGYTDYPALDT; from the coding sequence GTGACCACCGCGTTCGACCCGATTGACCTGGGCGGGAACCGGTTGCCGAACCGGATCGTGATGGCGCCGATGACGCGCAGCCGGGCGTACGGGCCGGGTCTGAGCCCGACCGCGCACACCGCGGAGTATTACGCGCAGCGGGCGTCGGCGGGGCTGATCGTCACCGAGGGGACGCAGCCGTCGGCCATGGGGCAGGGCTATCCGGACACGCCGGGGCTGCACAGCGCCGAGCAGATCGCCGGGTGGCGGCGGGTGACCGACGCCGTGCACGCGGGCGGCGGGCGGATCTTCGTACAGCTGATGCACACCGGGCGGATCGGGCACCGCTCGCTGCTGCCCGACGGGCAGCGGCCGGTGGGCGCGTCGGCGGTACGGCCCAAGGGCAGCGTCTACACCGCCGAGGGGGCCCAGGAGTTCGAGGAGCCTCGGGAGCTGACCGAGGAGGACATCCTGCGGACCGTCGAGGATCACGCGGCGGCCGCGCGGAACGCGGTGGCGGCCGGCTTCGACGGGGTCGAGGTGCATGCCGCCAACGGCTACCTGGCGCACCAGTTCCTGGCGCCGAACTCCAACCTGCGCACCGACGGGTGGGGCGGCTCGCCCGAGCGCCGGGCGCGCTTCGCCGCGGAGGTCGTCACGGCGGTCGCGGACGCGATCGGCGCGGAGCGCACAGGGCTGCGGATCTCGCCGGGCAACCCGCTGGGCGACATCGACGAACCGGACCCGGAGCCGACGTACACCACGCTGCTGCGCGCCCTGGAGCCGGTCGGCCCCGGCTATCTGCACATCGTGGAGACCCGCGAGCGGTCGCTGACCCTGGAGCTGCGCAAGCGCTTCGCGGGTGTGCTGATCCTCAACGCCAGGACGCGGGACCGCTCCTCGGGACCGGAGGAGCTGGCGCTGGTCGAGGACGGCACCGCCGACATGGTCTCCTACGGCGCCCTCTTCCTCGCCAATCCCGACCTGCCGCGCCGGCTCAGGGCGGGCGGCCCGTTCAACACCCCGGACCGGGCGACGTACTACGGCGGCGACCACCGCGGCTACACCGACTACCCGGCACTGGACACGTAG